A window of the Cynocephalus volans isolate mCynVol1 chromosome 10, mCynVol1.pri, whole genome shotgun sequence genome harbors these coding sequences:
- the LOC134388442 gene encoding zinc finger protein 709-like isoform X1 encodes MDSVAFEDVAVNFTVEEWTLLDPSQKNLYRDMMLETLQNLACVGKKWEDQNIEDQYKNAKRNLRSHMVERDCEIEEGSQCGETFSQISDYILKKTAVGLKPHESSVYGEVLTCHSSLNRHIRAYIGQKPCEYQEYGEKTNKRKQCGKAFSCHHSFRIHERTQTGEKPYECKECGKTYISLTSVQRHMITHSGGGPEKCKVYGRAFDYPSLFCIHDQPYTREKLNECKQCGKAFSSSNYIQIHERIHTGEKPYQCKLCGKAFNNSSDCRKHERIHTGEKPYVCKQCGKAFSHSNSCRKHERAHTGEKPYKCKQCGKAFSQPSSVRMHERIHTGEKPYECKHCGKVFSCSSFIRIHEITHTKEKPCKCKQCNTFFTQSISVRVHERCHTGEKPYECKECGKAFSYSSSCRKHERSLTGEKPFVCKQCEKAFSYSSSCQKHERTHTGEKPYKCKQCGKVFSQSSSVRMHERIHTGEKPYECKHCGKVFSRSSFLRKHERTHTREKPYKCKQ; translated from the exons GACTCAGTTgcctttgaggatgtggctgtgaacTTCACTGTGGAGGAGTGGACTTTGCTAGATCCTTCCCAGAAGAATCTCTACAGAGATATGATGTTGGAAACACTGCAGAACCTGGCATGTGTAG gaaaaaaatgggaagaccAGAATATTGAAGATCAGTATAAAAATGCCAAAAGAAATCTAAG aAGTCATATGGTAGAGAGAGATTGTGAAATTGAAGAAGGTAGTCAATGTGGAGAAACCTTCAGCCAGATTTCAGATTACATTCTAAAGAAGACTGCTGTTGGATTAAAACCACATGAAAGCAGTGTGTATGGAGAAGTCCTCACTTGTCATTCATCCCTTAACAGACACATCAGGGCTTATATTGGGCAGAAACCATGTGAGTATCAGGAATATGGAGAGAAGACAAATAAACGAAagcaatgtgggaaagccttcagttgtCACCATTCCTTTCGAATACATGAAAGGACTCaaactggagagaaaccctatgagtgCAAGGAGTGTGGGAAAACCTACATTTCTCTCACAAGTGTTCAGAGACACATGATAACACACAGTGGAGGTGGACCTGAAAAATGTAAGGTCTATGGGAGAGCGTTTGATTATCCTAGTTTATTTTGTATACATGATCAACCTTATACTAGAGAGAAACTCAATGAATGTAagcaatgtgggaaagccttcagtagTTCTAATTATAttcaaatacatgaaagaattcatactggagagaaaccctatcaATGTAAGctatgtgggaaagccttcaatAATTCCAGTGACTGTCGAAAACATGAAAggattcacactggagagaaaccgtATGTATGTAAACAATGTGGTAAAGCCTTCAGTCATTCCAATAGTTGTCGAAAACATGAAAGagctcacactggagagaaaccctataaatgtaaacaatgtggtaaAGCCTTCAGTCAACCCAGTTCTGTGAGAATGCATgaaagaattcacactggagagaaaccctatgaatgtaaacacTGTGGAAAAGTCTTTAGTTGTTCCAGTTTCATTAGAATACATGAAATAACTCACACTAAAGAGAAACCCTGTAAATGTAAACAATGTAATACATTCTTCACTCAATCCATTTCAGTTAGAGTGCATGAAAGAtgtcacactggagagaaaccatatgaatgtaaggaatgtggaaaagccttcagttatTCCAGTTCTTGTCGAAAACATGAAAGAAGTctcactggagagaaaccctttgTATGTAAACAATGCGAGAAAGCCTTCAGTTATTCCAGTAGTTGTcaaaaacatgaaagaactcacactggagagaaaccctataaatgtaaacaatgtggtaaAGTCTTCAGTCAATCCAGTTCTGTGAGAATGCATgaaagaattcacactggagagaaaccctatgaatgtaaacacTGTGGTAAAGTCTTTAGTCGTTCCAGTTTCCttagaaaacatgaaagaactcacactagagagaaaccctataaatgtaaaCAGTGA
- the LOC134388442 gene encoding zinc finger protein 709-like isoform X2, with the protein MCRSHMVERDCEIEEGSQCGETFSQISDYILKKTAVGLKPHESSVYGEVLTCHSSLNRHIRAYIGQKPCEYQEYGEKTNKRKQCGKAFSCHHSFRIHERTQTGEKPYECKECGKTYISLTSVQRHMITHSGGGPEKCKVYGRAFDYPSLFCIHDQPYTREKLNECKQCGKAFSSSNYIQIHERIHTGEKPYQCKLCGKAFNNSSDCRKHERIHTGEKPYVCKQCGKAFSHSNSCRKHERAHTGEKPYKCKQCGKAFSQPSSVRMHERIHTGEKPYECKHCGKVFSCSSFIRIHEITHTKEKPCKCKQCNTFFTQSISVRVHERCHTGEKPYECKECGKAFSYSSSCRKHERSLTGEKPFVCKQCEKAFSYSSSCQKHERTHTGEKPYKCKQCGKVFSQSSSVRMHERIHTGEKPYECKHCGKVFSRSSFLRKHERTHTREKPYKCKQ; encoded by the exons ATGTGTAG aAGTCATATGGTAGAGAGAGATTGTGAAATTGAAGAAGGTAGTCAATGTGGAGAAACCTTCAGCCAGATTTCAGATTACATTCTAAAGAAGACTGCTGTTGGATTAAAACCACATGAAAGCAGTGTGTATGGAGAAGTCCTCACTTGTCATTCATCCCTTAACAGACACATCAGGGCTTATATTGGGCAGAAACCATGTGAGTATCAGGAATATGGAGAGAAGACAAATAAACGAAagcaatgtgggaaagccttcagttgtCACCATTCCTTTCGAATACATGAAAGGACTCaaactggagagaaaccctatgagtgCAAGGAGTGTGGGAAAACCTACATTTCTCTCACAAGTGTTCAGAGACACATGATAACACACAGTGGAGGTGGACCTGAAAAATGTAAGGTCTATGGGAGAGCGTTTGATTATCCTAGTTTATTTTGTATACATGATCAACCTTATACTAGAGAGAAACTCAATGAATGTAagcaatgtgggaaagccttcagtagTTCTAATTATAttcaaatacatgaaagaattcatactggagagaaaccctatcaATGTAAGctatgtgggaaagccttcaatAATTCCAGTGACTGTCGAAAACATGAAAggattcacactggagagaaaccgtATGTATGTAAACAATGTGGTAAAGCCTTCAGTCATTCCAATAGTTGTCGAAAACATGAAAGagctcacactggagagaaaccctataaatgtaaacaatgtggtaaAGCCTTCAGTCAACCCAGTTCTGTGAGAATGCATgaaagaattcacactggagagaaaccctatgaatgtaaacacTGTGGAAAAGTCTTTAGTTGTTCCAGTTTCATTAGAATACATGAAATAACTCACACTAAAGAGAAACCCTGTAAATGTAAACAATGTAATACATTCTTCACTCAATCCATTTCAGTTAGAGTGCATGAAAGAtgtcacactggagagaaaccatatgaatgtaaggaatgtggaaaagccttcagttatTCCAGTTCTTGTCGAAAACATGAAAGAAGTctcactggagagaaaccctttgTATGTAAACAATGCGAGAAAGCCTTCAGTTATTCCAGTAGTTGTcaaaaacatgaaagaactcacactggagagaaaccctataaatgtaaacaatgtggtaaAGTCTTCAGTCAATCCAGTTCTGTGAGAATGCATgaaagaattcacactggagagaaaccctatgaatgtaaacacTGTGGTAAAGTCTTTAGTCGTTCCAGTTTCCttagaaaacatgaaagaactcacactagagagaaaccctataaatgtaaaCAGTGA